In the Acetobacterium sp. KB-1 genome, ATTTCGCGGAGTTTGCGTCGGGTTTCGTCATTAATCATTGTCGTAACCGCCGTAGTAAGATGCCCCACGGATAAAACCGGTGGTACTCGCTGTTTCAGCTTGATGAGCGGCATCCCGGTCTTTGGCATAAAGGATATCTTCGCCAGCGGCTAATATCGGTTCGAGATGTTTGTATGTATGTATCTCGGCGAACGAAGCGTTTTGAGGGCCATTTCGCAGGCATTTTCAAGCCGTACCGCCGAATATTTTTTAGCCAGTTTCAGTACCGACTTTGACGGATTAAAAGCTCTTTCCGGGAGCCGGGTATTTTCGAAAATCAGCTGAATCACCGCCAAAGTTGAAGCACCGATGCTCTGTGCTTCTTTCATAAAACGTTCCTGATTCCATTCCGCCTGTTTAAAACTTTCAGGCAAATCTTCATCATGAGTCGACCAACCATCAATGGTATAGTATGGGAAACGATGATGACTGGCAATCCGCTCATTGTGGCAATAAATCTCAATAAATGAATCACCGACACGTAAATCGGCTTTTTTACCCGCAAACTGATAAGGACAGGAATAATGATTCTTTTCAAAAACGATATGACAATCCGAATAGATTTTATTGTTGTAAAACCAGGTAACTGGCTCATAGGGATGCACCGGTAATGGTCTCAAACAGGTGCGCTCAATGGTGTCGTGGATTTCAGTACGACTGCCTTGCCGTTTCTGGAAAGGCCGGTCATTAAACACTTTGAGAGCCGCCAGGACATCGACTCTCAAGTCGGCAAGGGTGTAGTAGACATTATTTCGAAGTTTGGCAATCACCGCCGTGGCGAGTTTACCAACGCTGCCTTCAACCGAAGCCTTTGCTTTTGGTTTTCGCACCGGGGCGGGCATAATAGCCGTGCAATAGTGATCACCCAAAGCTTCATAAGCTTCAGTGAGAATGATGTCACCTTCCCTGGGATGCGTAACAACACCCGTCTTGAGATTATCACAAACCGTGCGAACCGTTGAACCACCAAAGTATTCATACATGTGCACATGACAATTGAGCCAGGTATTTTGTTTCATATCTAAACATGGTTCAACATAGGTATACTGGCTGTAAGGCAAGGTGCCAACAAAGAGATAAACTTTTATCTCATCACCGGTCACCTGGTCAATCAGCTTTTGGGTTTTGCCACTCCAGTCAACTTCGGCGATCACACCCGGCTTATGGGTCAGATGATTGGTTAGCTTTTTACGCGCCACTTCATCGCGATAACCATTACAGAATTTCGTATAACCAACGTTGAGATGTGACGTGGCAGTGCATTGATCCCGATACTCTTGCCAGAGAATTTTGAGGGTGACGCCCACTTTGGTCAACTCATTATGAACATAGTCATAATCCGGCAGCGCATAAACGGTTTCTTCAGCATGTTTATGCGGAAAGAACAGATGATAGACTTCGTCTGAAGACCGGTCTTTGATCTCATCATAAGAAAGATGCTGTTCTTCAGCAATACGGAAAACTTCATTAACAGAAGTTTTTGACATGTGTCGGCTGCGTGCGATTGATGATTGCGAAAGCCCATTAGCACGCAATTCCATAATGAGCTTCACGGCAATTTTTCTGGACATATTTATGTCCTCCTTTATAATGTATTAAGGAATATTGGATATTTATTCCCTGATATACATTATAAGGCAGCAGTATCATTCCATGAATAGCCAGTATTGATTTGTGAATCGTCCACGGTATCAATGTGTGTGCTACCGGTATCCAATTGAATATCGTTGGTATCATTACCGTGAAATATTCATATTGATTTGTGAATCGTCCACGGTATCAATGTGTGTGCTACCGGTATCCAATTGAATATCGTTGGTATCATTACCGTGAAATATTCATATTGATTTGTGAATCGTCCACGGTATCAATGTGTGTGCTACCGGTATCCAATTGAATATCGTTGGTATCATTACCGTGAAATATTCACATCACTAATGAAAAAATGGTGATTGCGACACCCTTTGCCAAAAAGACAAAATTTTATTTAAACTGTAAAGAAAATTATTTTGGCGGAAAAGGGATCATCGCGTTTGGCCAGCGACGGGTTGAACTTAATGAGAATAGCACCGCAGTCCTTGATTGGGGCAGAGGGGTGTGGCCTTTTTCACAAGAATGGTTTTGGGGCAACGGTTCAGCCATTATTGAAGGCAACCACTTTGGATTTAATATTGGCTGGGGATTTGGTGATTTAAAAAACGCTTCGGAGAATATGTTTTTCTGGAACGGGAAAGCTTATAAACTAGGCAGACTTCATACTGAAATTGACACGACGGATTATATGAAACCCTGGAAATTTCGTGATGAAGAGGGGAAGTTTCAGTTTGTGATGACACCAATTTACGATCAGGTGACGGATACTAAAGTTGCATTTATTCAAATGTACTGTCATCAGTTATTCGGTTCTTTTGACGGAGTTGTGATGTTGCCAGACGGTAAAAAAGTTATCATAAATAATCTGTTGGCATTTTGTGAACATGCGAAAAACAGATGGTAGATAAGCAAAAAAGAAGGTGACAGAATGCTGCTGATAGTGCTTGGCTCAACTTAACGTATGGGTTTAACTATTAATTTAGAAAGTAATTTTTTTAAAGACGTTTTGTTTGTCATATTCCATGTTGTATAGTTTGAATTGACATTCAAAACGTCTCGCTATTATTGCTTGTTTTTTACCAAATTATTTAGTTCAGCAGCTTTCTTTTTAGCATCGAACCTTGCGTACACATAGAAAGCAATGGTGTGAAGCACAAGAGAAAGGATCAGCGATGCCTCATATCACCTGTCACCTAAAAAATTACAGCTTAAACAAATCAGTACTGAGATACTTTTCGCCACGGTCCGGGAAGATCACCACAATCAGACCGGAATCAATTTTTTTAGCCACTTCGGTAGCGGCATACATCGCCGCACCACTGCTCATGCCGACAAAGATGCCTTCTTTTTTGACAATTTGACGGGCAAAATCAAAGGCGATCTCCGATTCAACCATGATATGTAAGTCAATCTCATCGGGTTGATAGATGGCCGGAACAATGGCTTCTTCCATGTTTTTAAGACCCTGGATGTAATGTCCAAGCACCGGCTGGGCTTCGACAATTTTCACATCCGGATTGTGCCGGCGAAGTCCCATGCCAACGCCCATAATGGTGCCGGAGGTCCCTAAAGAGGAAACAAAGTGGGTAACCTTGCCTTGCGTCTGTTCCCAGATTTCCTCGGCTGTGGTGGAATAGTGGGCGAGTTTGTTATAGTGATTGCTGAATTGATCCGGATTAAAATAACGCTCCGGATAGGCGGCAACTAATTCCCGCACCTTACGAATTGCACCATCGGTTCCTTCGGTCGGTGAGGTCAGCGTGACGGTCGCACCAAAGGCTTGAATCATTTTACGGCGTTCAATCGAGACCGCTTCGCTCATGACGATTTCCAGTTGATAGCCCTTGACGGCAGCGATCATCGCCAAACCAATCCCGGTATTTCCACTGGTCGGTTCGATAATGATCATGTCTTTGGTTAAGACACCTTCGGCTTCAGCCTGCTCAACCATTTTAAGGGCAATCCGATCCTTAATACTGCCAGTTGGATTAAAACCTTCGAACTTCGCCAGGATTTCCACATTAGGGTTAGGATTTAAATGATTAATCCGAACCATCGGGGTATTACCGATGGTTTCTAAAATATTATTATAAATAAGTTTCTGCAATTGAGTAGTCCTTTCTATTGATAGAATCAGTGCATAACTTATTATAGTACAAAAATAAAGTGAAATACAATCATTTTCAGAACCGTTTGAGTGAAACGAATTGGACAGGAAGATCTGAGCGTGCTTAAAATTTAGTTGCACTTAAATTAGCTGATTGATTAATTTTTACTAATATGTTATGATAACGTTATCAAAAACCTGATCATAAGCGAATACGAAAATGACTTGGTTGATCATTTTTAGATTACGAGGAGGTAATGAGATGTTTCAGGGCGGTTATATGGGAAAAGTGTTGCGAGTAAACCTCACAACAAAAACAGTATCGGTTGAAGATTTGCCGGAAAAGATTGCCAAAGATTATATTGGCGGTGCCGGTTTTGGGGTGAAATACCTCTTTGATGAGGTCCCGGGTGAGGTGGATCCCCTGGGGCCCGATAACAAGCTGATTTTTGCCCCGGGTCCTTTGAGCGGGACCTCAGCACCCTGTGCCAGCCGAATGGCGGTAACGACTAAATCCCCCTTGACTGGGGCAGTGGGAATGTCATTGTCTGGGGGTTACTTTCCAGTTGAACTGAAATTTGCCGGCTACGACGTGCTAATCATTGAAGGGAAATCAGAAACCCCGGTTTATCTTCATATCAAGGACGACAAGGTGTCGATAAAAAACGCCGAAAAAATTTGGGGAATGGATACGCAGATCATTCAGACAATCATCAAGCAGGATGTGAACGATCAGAACACTCGGATTGCCTGTATTGGCCAAGCCGGAGAAAATCTATCGAAGATGGCGGCGATTATAAATGAGCGCCGGGCCTTTGGTCGTAAAGGCGTGGGTGCGGTGATGGGCTCAAAGAATCTAAAGGCCATCGCTGTAAGGGGAACTCAGGAGGTACCCATTGCCAAACCTGAAGCCTTTGCGGCGGCCCGTAAGTTCATGTTGGGGGCCATGAAAGATAGCCCGGTTTTATATCCCGAGTTTTCGAAGCTGGGGACCCCAATGGTAGTGGATCCGATTTCTGCCATGGGGATGTTTCCATCTGAAAATTTTCGGACCACCGGCGAAAAAGATTATTCGACTTCCATTGGGGTCGAAGCCAGCATAAGCCGTAACAAGGGCAACGAACATTGTTATGGTTGTCCGGTAGGTTGTACCCAGCTGAAGCTGGCCAAGGGGAAACGCTATGAAGGTGGCATGTCGGATCCTGAATACGAAACCTATTACAGCCTTGGCGGTGTGGTCGGGGTAGAAAACGTCGATAGCATTATTTACAATGATATGATATGCGACAAGTATGGCTTAGATACCATGTCAGTGGGGGTCACCATTGCCTTAGCCATGGAGCTTTTTGAGCGCGGATTACTCAGTGAGAAAGACACGCAAGGGTTTGATTTACGCTTTGGAAATCATGAGGTAGTGACTCAGTTGATTGAAGAAATTGCCTTCCGACGAGAAGGACTTGGAGAGCTGCTTTGCGATGGCTCACGGGTTATGGCACAAAAAATTGGCGGCGACGCCAGTGATTTTGCCATGCATATCAAAGGATTGGAGTTGCCAGCCTATGATCCCCGGGGTGCTAAGGCTCATGGTCTGAATTTTGCCACCAGTTATACGGGTGCCGACCATAATCGGGGTTATGCCTTTCAGGAGATATTTGGGATTCCGGTGCCTCAGGCCTATGATCGCTTTGCCGTGGTTGGCAAGGGTTGGCTGACCAAATGGAATCAGGATATCCGCTGTGCCACCACTGATTGCCCCACCATGTGTGGCTTCTTGATGGATATGGCACTGCCGGCCATTGCTGAGCAAAACACTGCTGATCTTGTCAGCAGTGCCAGCGGTCTCGTCCTGACTAAAGAAGATGTCGGCAAGGTTGGGGAGCGGGTCAATAACCTGGCTCGGGTCTATAACATTTCAGCCGGTTTTACCCGGGCGGATGATAACTTTCCCAAACGAATCATGGAAGAAGCCATCAAAGAAGGCGGCTCCAAAGGACAATTGATACCCGAAGCTGATCTGGAAATCATGCTCAACGAATATTATGATGCCAGAAACTGGAGTCAAGACGGGGTACCGACTCGAGAAAAATTAGCCGAACTTGATCTGCCTGAAGCTGTAACCCTGCTTGAAAAACGGAATATGTTATAAAAAGAATGATTGGAAAAAAATGATTGCGATACATATCACCACCATCATGGGTTTAAAAGCCCTGATGGGTGAAAAAAAAGACCAGACCATCGTGCTTTCAGATGGTGATACGGTTCGGGATGCCCTGAATCAACTTTGTAACAGCTATGGGCCAGCATTAAATAAACGACTTTTTGATGATACCGGAGCGCTTAATCCGGGGATTGCTGTTTTTGTAAATGGCTGTGTGATCCATGCCTTAGCAGGGCTTGATAGCAGCTTGAAAAATGATGATACGGTATTAATTTTTCCGCCGGTGGGCGGTGGATGAGCGAAAAAGAGGTCAGCTTGCTGATCTCTTTTTTTAGGTGCGCCCGGCATGGGCGCAATCTAACGGGTGAAAGTCCCGAGCACGGGTAGGTAGTGCCAAGTGCATAGCTTAAGGCAAGGGTGTCCCCGGCGACGGAGAATCTGAAGGAAGCCAGCGGCAAACTTCCGGTCTGACGAACAGAAATCACATCAGGCATGATCAACTGGGTAAGGTTGCCTAACAAACTGAAGCCCCAAAACTACTCGGAAGTTGATGGTGTAAATGTGGCAGATAGATGGAAGGAAAGATTGCGTTCTTACCCGGGGAGATCTCACGGACGTGTGGAAACAGAGTATGAAATACGGTTGAAATAAGATTTATCGTGAGAAGTCAGCCGAAGCCATAGTACGGAGACAATCTAGATGTCGAAGGAAGGGCTGAACCAGAGGAGGTGAAGATCAATGAAGATTACTGACGGTGATAAAATAAAACACAGAAAACTTTATAATGAAGGCGATCTGCAAAAGATATCTGCGGAACAGAAAAGATATGCAACGTGTGCGCATCACCAAAGATAATTGAAACTGAAATCACCAATACAAACGAGCAGACGGATGGAATACTGGAGAAAATTCTAACCCGGGATAATCTGAACCTGGCCTATAAGCAGGTGAAGAAAAACAAGGGTGCAGGTGGAATAGATGGCATGCAGGTAGATGAACTTCTGCCCTACCTGAAAGAAAACCGGAATGAACTCATTGAAGCCATCCGAAGTGGTAAATACAAACCACAACCCGTCAGACGGGTAGAAATACCAAAAGAAAACGGGAAGACACGAAAATTGGGAATCCCAACCGTTGTGGATCGATTGATTCAACAGGCGATCGCTCAGGTGTTAACGCCGATATTCGAACAACAATTCTCAGACAACAGTTACGGATTCAGACCCAAACGCAGCGCTCAGGGTGCCCTGAAACAATGCCAGCAAAATATTACCGACGGATATAAATACGTCGTCGATATGGATCTGGAAAGGTACTTTGATACCGTCAATCACAGTCGACTGATTCAGATTCTGTCTGAAACCATCAAAGATGGTCGGGTCATCTCCCTGATCCACAAATTTCTGAACGCAGGCGTTATGTCAGGTGGCGTGTTCGAGCGTAATGAGGAAGGCGTGCCGCAGGGCGGTCCACTCAGCCCAATTCTTGGAAATATCATGCTCAATGAATGCGATAAAGAACTGGAACGCCGGGGTCACCATTTTGTCCGGTATGCTGATGATCTGATGATTTTCTGCAAGAGCCGGAGAGCGGCCGAACGAACCCTTAAGAACATCGCCCCGTTTATCGAAGAGAAACTGTTTCTTCGTATTAATCGGGAGAAAACGAAAGTGTCCAACGTCGCAAAAGTGAAATTCCTCGGATATGGATTCTATATCTACCAGGAACAGGGAAGGTTGCGAGTTCACCCCCAGAGTATCGATAAGCTGAAGGATAAAATCCGACAGATTACCGGACGCAGTAATGGGATGGGAATTCAGAGACGAAAAGAAAGAATGCTGCAAATCGTGCGGGGCTGGGTCAATTATTTCAAGCTGGCGGATATGAAAAATATATTGAAACCGCTGGACAAGTGGATGAGAAGCCGAATCCGGATGGTGATCTGGAAACGCTGGAAGAAAGTAAAAACGCGCTTTACCAATCTCAAAAAGTTGGGACTGGATGAAAAACGGGCGTGGATGTGGGCAAACACAAGAAAAGGCTATTGGCGAACCGCCCATAGCCCAATCTTAATGAGAACCCTGTCTAATGATCGACTCAAGCGGGCAGGATATCCCAATTTTTATGATTATTATCTGCAAGTAACCGTGTAAACTCTGGAACCGCCGTATACCGAACGGTACGTACGGTTGTGTGGGAGGTCGGCTGATCAATTAATGGTCAGCCTCCTACCCGATTTAGTACATGATTAGAACCTCAGCAAAGCAATAACACTTTCTCAGAAGCGCGTTTTTTAACTGAGAAATCATAACAATCACGATAAGATTTTTATCTTATTGCTGCTTAAATTATTCTTATCGGGTAAAATAATAGAAAGTGAAATCAGAAAAATGGTTATTCATGAGACAATGAAAGGCAGAAAACGATGAAAAATGAAAATATTAAAACCTTAAAGGACTTCTTGAAAGACGATATTCGACAGGAAACTGATTTTAAAAGGACCGATCAGAACATGGGCGTCCCAGCCCCGCCGATTGAAAAACCATGTCCATCGGATGCAAAGAAAATACCTTTAATTGAGCCTGAAGCGGTTAAGATCGGTGAAGTGTCTTTAAAGACAGCCATTTTACGCCGAGAATCACGGCGTAGATTTAGCAATGAAGCCTTGTCCATTGACGAATTGTCATTTCTTCTCTGGGCCACCCAGGGAGTTCGCAAGTGGCAACAGAAAAATGCTCTGAGAACCGTTCCCTCAGCGGGAAATCGTCATGCCCTGGAAACCTATCTGGCGGTATTCAATGTGGACGGCCTGGAAACGGGAATCTATCGGTACTTGCCGTCCCAGCACCAATTAGTTCTAGAATCATCACCGGATCATCTCAAAGAAAGGATGACAGAGGCGGCATTAAATCAAAAATTTGCCGGATCAAGTGCCGTTACCTTTATCTGGACAACCATTTCCTATCGGATGGAATGGCGCTATGCTGAGGCCTCATACAAGGTAATAGCTTTGGATGCCGGACATATCTGTCAAAACCTCTATCTCGCCTGCGAAGCCATTGGTGCCGGAACCTGTGCCATCGCAGCTTATGATCAGCAAGCTGCCGATCGCCTCCTTAGTATAGATGGCGAAGATGAGTTCGTCGTTTATATGGCACCAGTTGGGAAAGTTTGATGATGGTATACAAGATCCGCTTCTTATGCAGTTTTGGTCTCCTTCTAGCATCGACGATATGTTATAATTAATGAGTAATATTTTTGAGATTGAGATTGTGGGGGAATAAATGGAACAGGTAAATACAGTAATAGAAATGAATCAACTGATTAAGACAAATGACATGTTGCTGGCATATTTTGGCAGTAACACTTGTGGCGTGTGTCGTGACCTGCAGCCAAAAATTAATGCGATGATTGATCGCTATCCAAACATTCGGGCGGTTAAGGTTGATGTGCAAAACTTGTCAGAATTATCGGCTAGTTTTCACATCTTTTCAGCTCCGGTTGTGATGCTGTTCATTCAAGGTAAAGAAACAGTAAGAGAAGCTGGTATTATTAGTCTGAACAGTCTCGAAGAAAAAATCTCCAGATACTATCAGCTTTTTTATTTGGAGGCGACGCAATCGTAGGATAAAAGATCGGTGACTGTTTGATAAACGATGGTTTTGTTATTAAAAAGAAGGCATCTCTTTTACCGAAGTAAACACTTTAACTAGGGTTATTAACACAACCAAATTTTGCAACTAGGATTGAAAAAACCGGGTATTTAAGTTAAACTTAACAAGTAAAGTGAATCAACGCAGAAACTGGAGACAAAATGGAAATCAGCAATAAAATAAAATGTAATATTAAAGATACCGCCCTGATCTTCGAAGGTGGGGGAATGCGTGCTAGCTATACCGCTGGATTTTTGAATAATCTATTGGAAAACCATCTTTATTTCGACTATGTTGCTGGAATATCGGCTGGCTCAAGCCATAGTGTTAATTATTTATCCCGGGATCCTGAAAGAGCTCGACGCTCTTTTGTGGAAATCGCCCAAGATCCGAATTTTGGTGGCTGGAAGTCCTTTTTAAAAGGTGATGGATTTTTCAGATCCCAATATCTTTACGAAGAAACATCTCTACCTGGCGGGGTTCTGCCGCTGGATTTTGAAACCTTTATGGAGAATCCCGCCCAATTGCGAATAGGAATGTTTGAACGCAGTTTAGGAAAAGTTATTTATTATACCAAGGATGATATTAAAGATATCAAAGATCTAATGAAAATTGTTCGGGCATCCTCTTCACTGCCTATTTTTATGCCACCAACCCATTATGACGGTCAGTCCTTTGTTGACGGCGGATTGGGTGGAGGCATTGCCCTGGATATTGCAAAACAAGACGGATATCAGAAATTCTTCGTTGTGTTAACGCGGGAAAAAGGTTATCGAAAATCCCCGATTAGGTTTAAGCGATCCATCAAAGCTTATTATCATAACTATCCCAAGGTGGCTCGGGCGATGCTGCGCCGCCATGTGATTTATAACAAGACCTTAGATGAATTGGAAGCCCTGGAGCGCAAAGGACAGGCTTTTCTGGTTTATCCGGAGACCATGCCAGTGTCAAACCGCGAGATTGACTTTGAGAAACTTTTCCAAAGCTATCAGCTCGGCTATGCACAGGGAAAACGGGATGTTCCGGAATGGAAACACTTTCTAAAAATCGACTAAAAATCTCAACGCGCTTTTATAAAATAGGAAAGCTAAGTTATTTCATTTTAAAAGAACACCAGGACTCTTGTCTTGACGATTTGATTAAGATACAATGAAATCAAGTTTATCTTTCAATTATAAATAAGGAGTTCTTACCTTGAACAATATTACAAAAGATACAAAAAAAACAATTATATATATCACCGGAGTATTTTTTGTCCTCAGTTTGGTGTATTTTTTGATCACTCTGGTAATCCAGATTAATATCGACACCGTTCAAAAAAATGAAATTATGACACAGGAAGAACAGCTGGTCGATGTGGAGAAAACCATTGTCGCTAATAAGGTCAATCGGCTGGTAACTGATCTGTTGTACGTCACCGATGCCTTGAAACTGGGTGATAACGCCCGCGGTGACTATAGCGATGTTGAAGATCACTGGTTGGCCTTTTCAAACCGCAAAATGATCTATGATCAGATTCGCTTTATTGACGTGGATGGCAATGAAGTGATTCGGGTAAATTATGCCGATACCGGTGCCACTCTCGTTGACAGTGATGATCTCCAGAACAAGGCAGACCGCTATTATTTTACCGAAACAATTAATCTGGATGATAATCAGATCTATGTCTCAAAACTGGACTTAAACATGGAAAATAATCAGATTGTGCAGCCTATTAAACCGATGATTCGCTTGGCAACACCATATTATGACACGAACGGCCAACTGGAAGGAATCGTTGTGCTGAATTATTCTGCCGTTGATATGCTAAGTCAAGTGGGAAAAATTGCTTCCACCAGTCAGGGCAATATTTTTATGCTCAATGCCGATGGGTAT is a window encoding:
- a CDS encoding SagB/ThcOx family dehydrogenase codes for the protein MKNENIKTLKDFLKDDIRQETDFKRTDQNMGVPAPPIEKPCPSDAKKIPLIEPEAVKIGEVSLKTAILRRESRRRFSNEALSIDELSFLLWATQGVRKWQQKNALRTVPSAGNRHALETYLAVFNVDGLETGIYRYLPSQHQLVLESSPDHLKERMTEAALNQKFAGSSAVTFIWTTISYRMEWRYAEASYKVIALDAGHICQNLYLACEAIGAGTCAIAAYDQQAADRLLSIDGEDEFVVYMAPVGKV
- a CDS encoding DUF2804 domain-containing protein: MVIATPFAKKTKFYLNCKENYFGGKGIIAFGQRRVELNENSTAVLDWGRGVWPFSQEWFWGNGSAIIEGNHFGFNIGWGFGDLKNASENMFFWNGKAYKLGRLHTEIDTTDYMKPWKFRDEEGKFQFVMTPIYDQVTDTKVAFIQMYCHQLFGSFDGVVMLPDGKKVIINNLLAFCEHAKNRW
- a CDS encoding patatin family protein, which produces MEISNKIKCNIKDTALIFEGGGMRASYTAGFLNNLLENHLYFDYVAGISAGSSHSVNYLSRDPERARRSFVEIAQDPNFGGWKSFLKGDGFFRSQYLYEETSLPGGVLPLDFETFMENPAQLRIGMFERSLGKVIYYTKDDIKDIKDLMKIVRASSSLPIFMPPTHYDGQSFVDGGLGGGIALDIAKQDGYQKFFVVLTREKGYRKSPIRFKRSIKAYYHNYPKVARAMLRRHVIYNKTLDELEALERKGQAFLVYPETMPVSNREIDFEKLFQSYQLGYAQGKRDVPEWKHFLKID
- a CDS encoding ubiquitin-like small modifier protein 1 encodes the protein MIAIHITTIMGLKALMGEKKDQTIVLSDGDTVRDALNQLCNSYGPALNKRLFDDTGALNPGIAVFVNGCVIHALAGLDSSLKNDDTVLIFPPVGGG
- a CDS encoding aldehyde ferredoxin oxidoreductase family protein, encoding MFQGGYMGKVLRVNLTTKTVSVEDLPEKIAKDYIGGAGFGVKYLFDEVPGEVDPLGPDNKLIFAPGPLSGTSAPCASRMAVTTKSPLTGAVGMSLSGGYFPVELKFAGYDVLIIEGKSETPVYLHIKDDKVSIKNAEKIWGMDTQIIQTIIKQDVNDQNTRIACIGQAGENLSKMAAIINERRAFGRKGVGAVMGSKNLKAIAVRGTQEVPIAKPEAFAAARKFMLGAMKDSPVLYPEFSKLGTPMVVDPISAMGMFPSENFRTTGEKDYSTSIGVEASISRNKGNEHCYGCPVGCTQLKLAKGKRYEGGMSDPEYETYYSLGGVVGVENVDSIIYNDMICDKYGLDTMSVGVTIALAMELFERGLLSEKDTQGFDLRFGNHEVVTQLIEEIAFRREGLGELLCDGSRVMAQKIGGDASDFAMHIKGLELPAYDPRGAKAHGLNFATSYTGADHNRGYAFQEIFGIPVPQAYDRFAVVGKGWLTKWNQDIRCATTDCPTMCGFLMDMALPAIAEQNTADLVSSASGLVLTKEDVGKVGERVNNLARVYNISAGFTRADDNFPKRIMEEAIKEGGSKGQLIPEADLEIMLNEYYDARNWSQDGVPTREKLAELDLPEAVTLLEKRNML
- the istA gene encoding IS21 family transposase encodes the protein MSRKIAVKLIMELRANGLSQSSIARSRHMSKTSVNEVFRIAEEQHLSYDEIKDRSSDEVYHLFFPHKHAEETVYALPDYDYVHNELTKVGVTLKILWQEYRDQCTATSHLNVGYTKFCNGYRDEVARKKLTNHLTHKPGVIAEVDWSGKTQKLIDQVTGDEIKVYLFVGTLPYSQYTYVEPCLDMKQNTWLNCHVHMYEYFGGSTVRTVCDNLKTGVVTHPREGDIILTEAYEALGDHYCTAIMPAPVRKPKAKASVEGSVGKLATAVIAKLRNNVYYTLADLRVDVLAALKVFNDRPFQKRQGSRTEIHDTIERTCLRPLPVHPYEPVTWFYNNKIYSDCHIVFEKNHYSCPYQFAGKKADLRVGDSFIEIYCHNERIASHHRFPYYTIDGWSTHDEDLPESFKQAEWNQERFMKEAQSIGASTLAVIQLIFENTRLPERAFNPSKSVLKLAKKYSAVRLENACEMALKTLRSPRYIHTNISNRY
- a CDS encoding PLP-dependent cysteine synthase family protein, which produces MYNNILETIGNTPMVRINHLNPNPNVEILAKFEGFNPTGSIKDRIALKMVEQAEAEGVLTKDMIIIEPTSGNTGIGLAMIAAVKGYQLEIVMSEAVSIERRKMIQAFGATVTLTSPTEGTDGAIRKVRELVAAYPERYFNPDQFSNHYNKLAHYSTTAEEIWEQTQGKVTHFVSSLGTSGTIMGVGMGLRRHNPDVKIVEAQPVLGHYIQGLKNMEEAIVPAIYQPDEIDLHIMVESEIAFDFARQIVKKEGIFVGMSSGAAMYAATEVAKKIDSGLIVVIFPDRGEKYLSTDLFKL
- a CDS encoding thioredoxin family protein translates to MEQVNTVIEMNQLIKTNDMLLAYFGSNTCGVCRDLQPKINAMIDRYPNIRAVKVDVQNLSELSASFHIFSAPVVMLFIQGKETVREAGIISLNSLEEKISRYYQLFYLEATQS